Proteins encoded in a region of the Dreissena polymorpha isolate Duluth1 chromosome 6, UMN_Dpol_1.0, whole genome shotgun sequence genome:
- the LOC127835339 gene encoding uncharacterized protein LOC127835339 isoform X2: MSYRVTLRTYAAKKKRGKCEFHVIHKPQNCPKNNLCNAICKQLVKQHRFRSQQNPHSCKGPTWINTDASKWCSEPWQISKCFMSKDGYQDVNQAEGTDFNGIVNVIYNCEYFQTYFKDDLTQLENVCTKARDVGRAVRHSSTMSMTIQNSDRAIDTLVSLMQNLKHVDHQAASRTAVDKLTQLKNGTLAITDEDIATTFQHFKENLTGEIKEALEQEKDTLVRAMDDALKNTGENIKEAIINAGDGQLAFCLKGKEMKCLISWTKQPQLSIQELQVTRLHHPLLK; the protein is encoded by the exons ATGTCGTACCGTGTGACCCTACGAACATATGCTGCAAAAAAAAAACGTGGGAAATGCGAATTTCATGTTATTCACAAGCCGCAAAATTGcccaaaaaataatttatgcAATGCAATTTGTAAACAACTAGTAAAACAACACCGATTTCGCTCTCAACAAAACCCACACAGCTGTAAAGGTCCTACGTGGATAAACACGGATGCCTCTAAATGGTGCTCAGAGCCCTGGCAGATTTCAAAGTGCTTCATGTCAAAAGATGGGTATCAAGACGTCAACCAAGCAGAAGGTACCGACTTTAACGGCATAGTCAACGTCATATACAACTGTGAATACTTCCAAACGTATTTCAAGGACGACCTGACACAACTGGAAAATGTGTGCACGAAG GCCAGAGATGTGGGGCGTGCTGTACGACATTCCTCCACAATGTCCATGACGATACAGAACAGTGACAGAGCCATCGACACGCTGGTATCGCTAATGCAGAACCTAAAACACGTCGATCACCAAGCTGCGTCACGGACGGCAGTGGACAAGTTAACACAG CTGAAGAATGGGACCCTAGCGATTACAGACGAAGATATCGCTACAACCTTTcaacatttcaaagaaaatttgACGGGAGAAATTAAAGAAGCTCTTGAACAAGAAAAGGATACACTAGTCAGGGCTATGGATGATGCTTTAAAGAATACAGGTGAAAACATCAAAGAAGCAATCATCAATGCTGGAGACGGCCAACTTGCTTTTTGTTTAAAAGGAAAGGAGATGAAGTGCTTAATAAGTTGGACAAAGCAGCCTCAGTTAAGCATTCAGGAGTTACAGGTGACCAGACTACACCACCCACTGTTGAAATGA